Proteins encoded by one window of Yersinia massiliensis:
- the trpS gene encoding tryptophan--tRNA ligase encodes MSQPTEISSNKPIVFSGAQPSGELTIGNYMGALRQWVQMQDDYDCIYCIVDLHAITARQDPALLRKRTLDTLALYLACGIDPKKSTIFVQSHVPEHTQLSWALNCYTYFGELSRMTQFKEKSARYAENINAGLFDYPVLMVADILLYQTNQVPVGEDQKQHLELSRDVASRFNNLYGDIFKIPEPFIPKAGARVMSLQDPTKKMSKSDDNRNNVIELLEDPKSVVKKIKRAMTDSDEPAVIRYDTEKKAGVSNLLDILSGVTGQSIAELEAQFEGQMYGHLKGAVADAVSGMLTELQARYHTYREDEAFLQEVMREGAAKARARAQETLSKVYEAIGFVAHP; translated from the coding sequence ATGAGTCAACCCACTGAAATAAGCTCCAATAAACCTATCGTATTCAGCGGCGCACAACCGTCTGGCGAATTGACCATTGGTAATTATATGGGTGCGCTGCGTCAGTGGGTACAGATGCAGGATGACTATGATTGCATCTATTGCATTGTTGACCTGCATGCTATTACCGCTCGTCAGGACCCTGCGCTGTTAAGAAAAAGAACGCTGGATACACTGGCGCTGTATTTAGCCTGTGGTATTGATCCGAAGAAAAGCACCATTTTTGTTCAGTCTCATGTGCCAGAGCACACCCAATTGAGCTGGGCACTGAACTGCTACACCTATTTCGGCGAATTGAGCCGTATGACTCAGTTCAAAGAGAAATCAGCCCGTTATGCAGAAAACATTAACGCGGGCTTGTTTGATTACCCGGTGTTGATGGTGGCTGATATCTTGCTGTATCAGACCAATCAGGTGCCAGTGGGTGAAGACCAGAAACAACATTTGGAGCTGAGCCGTGATGTTGCCAGCCGCTTCAACAATCTGTATGGCGATATCTTTAAGATCCCAGAACCCTTTATTCCTAAAGCAGGTGCGCGGGTCATGTCGTTGCAAGATCCCACCAAAAAGATGTCAAAATCCGATGACAACCGCAACAACGTCATTGAGCTGCTGGAAGATCCAAAATCAGTAGTTAAAAAGATTAAGCGCGCGATGACCGACTCTGATGAGCCAGCGGTTATCCGTTACGACACTGAAAAGAAAGCCGGTGTCTCTAACCTGTTGGATATTCTCTCTGGTGTCACTGGCCAATCCATTGCTGAATTGGAAGCTCAATTTGAAGGCCAAATGTATGGTCACTTGAAAGGCGCGGTTGCCGATGCCGTTTCTGGCATGCTGACTGAGCTACAGGCGCGTTATCACACCTATCGTGAAGATGAGGCTTTCTTACAAGAAGTGATGCGTGAAGGGGCAGCCAAGGCCCGAGCTCGTGCTCAAGAGACATTATCAAAAGTGTACGAAGCCATTGGTTTTGTTGCTCACCCATAA
- the cysG gene encoding siroheme synthase CysG, whose amino-acid sequence MDYFPIFCQLQNKACLLVGGGEVAERKARLLLDAGALVTVNACEFTPQFHDWAEQGRLSLVSREFVPELLAEKWLVIAATDQVAVNALVYQSANQQRVFCNVVDDPKRTSFIMPSIIDRSPIMIAISSGGKAPVLARLLREKLEAMLPLHLGQLAQLAGNLRQRVKQHFAAMPDRRRFWEKLLTHDRLAQSLANDDRVQAEQHIEQLFNAPLSDRGEVVLVGAGPGDAGLLTLKGLQQIQQADVVVYDRLVSDEVMNLVRRDAERIFVGKESGRHSVPQDQINQILLQQAQQGKRVVRLKGGDPFIFGRGGEELETLAAYDIPFSVVPGITAASGCSAYSGIPLTHRDHAQSVRLITGHAKKDSQLDWANLAAEKQTLVFYMGLSQAAEIQQQLIRHGMPATTPVALVENGTSRHQRVVSGELSQLALLSQQVCSPSLIIVGSVVSLREKLNWFSSAEHGNAKQQIEKVS is encoded by the coding sequence ATGGACTACTTCCCGATTTTTTGCCAACTGCAAAACAAAGCCTGCCTGCTTGTCGGTGGTGGTGAAGTTGCCGAACGCAAAGCGCGACTGCTACTCGATGCTGGTGCGCTCGTCACCGTCAATGCCTGCGAATTTACCCCGCAGTTCCATGATTGGGCCGAGCAGGGGCGGCTTTCCTTAGTCAGTCGCGAGTTTGTTCCAGAACTGCTGGCAGAAAAGTGGTTAGTGATTGCCGCAACAGATCAGGTCGCAGTGAATGCATTGGTGTATCAAAGCGCCAACCAACAGCGTGTGTTCTGCAATGTGGTGGATGATCCGAAGCGAACCAGTTTCATCATGCCATCTATCATTGACCGCTCACCCATCATGATTGCTATCTCTTCCGGCGGCAAAGCACCGGTATTGGCGCGATTGCTACGGGAAAAACTTGAAGCGATGTTGCCGCTGCATTTAGGGCAGTTGGCGCAGTTAGCGGGCAATTTACGCCAACGAGTGAAACAACATTTTGCCGCCATGCCCGATCGCCGCCGCTTTTGGGAGAAACTGTTAACCCACGATCGTTTGGCGCAATCACTGGCGAATGACGATCGGGTGCAAGCGGAACAGCATATTGAGCAGTTATTTAATGCGCCACTCTCTGATCGCGGTGAAGTGGTGTTAGTGGGTGCAGGCCCTGGCGATGCAGGTTTACTGACATTGAAAGGGTTACAGCAAATTCAGCAGGCCGATGTCGTGGTGTATGACCGGCTCGTCTCCGATGAGGTGATGAATCTAGTTCGGCGCGATGCCGAGCGGATTTTTGTCGGTAAAGAATCGGGCCGCCACAGTGTCCCGCAGGATCAAATCAATCAAATTTTGTTGCAACAAGCGCAACAAGGTAAGCGCGTCGTGCGTTTGAAAGGCGGCGATCCCTTTATCTTTGGCCGAGGCGGAGAAGAGCTGGAAACGCTGGCAGCATACGACATTCCTTTCTCTGTGGTACCGGGGATTACAGCGGCATCGGGCTGTTCGGCCTACAGCGGCATTCCTCTCACGCACCGTGACCATGCGCAAAGCGTGCGGCTGATTACGGGCCACGCCAAAAAAGACAGCCAACTGGATTGGGCCAATCTGGCAGCAGAGAAACAAACCTTGGTGTTCTATATGGGATTATCCCAAGCCGCTGAGATCCAGCAACAGCTGATTCGGCATGGCATGCCAGCCACGACGCCTGTTGCGTTGGTTGAGAACGGCACTTCACGGCACCAACGAGTCGTCAGCGGCGAACTGAGCCAGTTAGCGCTGCTCTCTCAGCAAGTCTGTAGCCCCAGCCTGATCATCGTCGGCAGCGTAGTGAGCTTGCGCGAAAAACTGAATTGGTTTTCCAGTGCTGAGCATGGCAACGCCAAGCAGCAGATCGAAAAAGTCAGCTAA
- the nirC gene encoding nitrite transporter NirC — MYSDTINKCAANAARIVKLAKESPMGFWIGSAMAGAYVGLGIILIFTLGNLIDPAYRPLVMGATFGLALTLVIIAGSELFTGHTMFLTFGVKAGTIKSSQMWAVLPQTWLGNLLGSVFVALLYYYGGGSLLTVDTSLVHTAALAKTSAPAMTLFFKGVLCNWLVCLAIWMAIRVEGAAKFIAIWWCLLAFIASGYEHSVANMTLFALSWFGHHSEAYTLSGIGHNLLWVTLGNTLSGAVFMGLGYWYATPRDQRPQPAAVLAPQAVKE, encoded by the coding sequence ATGTATAGCGACACGATTAACAAATGCGCAGCTAACGCCGCAAGGATCGTCAAACTGGCCAAAGAAAGCCCGATGGGTTTCTGGATTGGTTCAGCCATGGCCGGTGCCTATGTTGGCCTGGGTATTATCCTGATTTTTACCTTAGGCAACCTGATTGACCCGGCTTATCGTCCATTAGTGATGGGAGCCACTTTTGGTCTAGCGCTGACCTTAGTGATTATCGCCGGTTCTGAGCTGTTTACCGGTCACACCATGTTTCTCACCTTTGGTGTAAAAGCAGGCACCATCAAATCCAGCCAAATGTGGGCGGTATTGCCGCAAACTTGGTTAGGGAATCTGCTGGGTTCAGTTTTTGTCGCCCTGCTCTATTACTACGGCGGCGGTAGCTTGCTCACCGTCGATACCAGCTTGGTTCACACGGCAGCACTAGCAAAAACCTCTGCGCCAGCTATGACCTTATTCTTCAAGGGTGTATTATGTAACTGGCTGGTTTGTCTGGCGATCTGGATGGCAATTCGTGTCGAGGGCGCGGCAAAATTCATCGCTATCTGGTGGTGTTTGCTGGCCTTTATTGCTTCGGGCTACGAGCACTCAGTGGCCAATATGACGCTGTTCGCGCTGTCGTGGTTCGGTCATCACAGCGAGGCCTACACCCTGAGCGGCATTGGTCACAACCTGTTATGGGTCACGCTAGGCAATACTCTGTCCGGTGCCGTCTTTATGGGCTTGGGTTACTGGTATGCCACGCCACGGGATCAACGCCCACAGCCTGCGGCAGTCCTTGCGCCACAAGCAGTAAAAGAATAA
- the nirD gene encoding nitrite reductase small subunit NirD yields the protein MSQWIPLCQLDDILPGSGVCGLIGEHHVAVFRPYTDEQVFAISNIDPFAQASVLSRGLVAEHQGDLWVASPLKKQHFRLHDGFCLEDETRSVAHYDVRVRDGIVQVKA from the coding sequence ATGAGCCAGTGGATCCCACTTTGCCAATTAGACGATATTTTACCCGGCAGCGGTGTCTGCGGCCTGATTGGCGAGCATCATGTCGCCGTTTTTCGCCCCTACACTGACGAACAGGTTTTCGCCATCAGTAACATCGACCCCTTCGCGCAGGCCAGTGTGCTATCACGTGGATTAGTGGCCGAGCATCAAGGTGATCTGTGGGTGGCTAGCCCACTGAAAAAACAGCATTTCCGCCTACATGATGGTTTTTGCCTAGAAGATGAAACGCGTTCGGTTGCCCATTACGACGTGCGGGTCCGTGACGGCATCGTGCAAGTCAAAGCCTGA
- the nirB gene encoding nitrite reductase large subunit NirB, with product MSKVKLAIIGNGMVGHRFIEDLLDKADKDQFEITVLCEEPRIAYDRVHLSSYFSHHTAEELSLVREGFYEKHGVKVLVGERAITINRTEKVIHSNSGRTLYYDKLIMATGSYPWIPPIKGSEGQDCFVYRTIEDLNAIEACTRRSKRGAVIGGGLLGLEAAGALKNLGVETHVIEFAPVLMAEQLDPMGGDQLRQKIERMGVRVHTGKNTQEIIHTGQNSRKTMLFADGSQLEVDFIVFSTGIRPQDKLAHQCGLATGRRGGIAINDYCQTSDPDVYAIGECASWQERTFGLVAPGYKMAQVTADHLLSRENAFKGADMSAKLKLLGVDVGGIGDAHGRTEGARSYVYLDENKEIYKRLVVSADNKTLLGAVLVGDTSDYGNLLQLALNNITLPDNPDSLILPAHAGSKPAMGVDSLPDSAQICSCFDVTKGDIIQAIGQGCHTVAALKSATKAGTGCGGCIPLVTQVLNAELSKQGIEVNHHLCEHFAYSRQELYHLIRVEGIKSFDALREKYGKGYGCEVCKPTVGSLLASCWNDYILAPEHTPLQDTNDNFLGNIQKDGTYSIIPRSPGGEITPDGLLTIGRIAKEYNLYTKLTGSQRVGMFGAQKDDLPAIWAQLIEAGFETGHAYAKALRMAKTCVGSTWCRFGVGDSVGFGVALEHRFKGIRTPHKMKFGVSGCTRECSEAQGKDVGIIATENGWNLYVCGNGGMKPRHADLLAADLDEDTLMRYLDRFMMFYIRTADKLQRTSVWLESLEGGIDYLRAVILDDKLGINDQLETDIARLRDKVTCEWKATVENPAAQVRFAHFINSPLRDTNVQVVPERDQHRPARPDERIPIRVLELEENP from the coding sequence ATGAGCAAAGTCAAACTTGCCATCATTGGCAACGGCATGGTCGGCCACCGCTTTATTGAAGACTTACTGGATAAAGCAGATAAAGACCAATTTGAGATAACCGTATTATGCGAAGAGCCTCGTATCGCCTATGACCGGGTCCATCTTTCTTCTTACTTCTCCCACCACACTGCCGAAGAACTGTCACTGGTTCGCGAAGGCTTTTATGAGAAACACGGTGTCAAAGTGTTGGTTGGCGAACGTGCCATTACCATCAACCGCACCGAGAAAGTGATTCACTCTAACAGCGGCCGTACCCTGTATTACGACAAGCTGATTATGGCGACCGGCTCCTATCCGTGGATCCCTCCCATTAAAGGCAGCGAAGGGCAAGATTGCTTTGTGTATCGCACCATTGAAGATTTGAATGCGATTGAGGCCTGTACACGTCGCAGCAAACGCGGGGCGGTCATCGGTGGTGGACTACTTGGGTTAGAAGCCGCAGGGGCGTTAAAAAACCTCGGCGTTGAAACCCATGTCATTGAATTTGCACCGGTGTTAATGGCTGAACAGCTTGATCCTATGGGCGGTGATCAACTGCGTCAGAAGATTGAACGTATGGGCGTGAGAGTTCATACCGGCAAAAACACGCAGGAAATCATTCATACGGGCCAAAACAGTCGTAAAACCATGCTATTTGCCGATGGTTCGCAACTGGAAGTCGATTTTATCGTCTTTTCCACCGGTATTCGCCCGCAAGATAAGCTGGCTCATCAATGCGGTTTAGCCACAGGTCGCCGTGGTGGTATTGCTATTAATGATTATTGCCAAACATCTGATCCCGATGTGTATGCCATCGGCGAGTGTGCATCTTGGCAAGAACGGACGTTCGGCCTCGTTGCGCCGGGTTATAAAATGGCGCAGGTCACCGCCGACCACTTATTAAGTCGCGAAAACGCCTTCAAAGGTGCTGATATGAGCGCCAAGCTGAAGTTGCTGGGTGTTGATGTCGGTGGGATTGGCGATGCACATGGCCGGACAGAGGGTGCACGTAGCTACGTTTATCTGGATGAAAATAAAGAAATTTATAAGCGTCTGGTGGTCAGTGCTGACAACAAAACCCTGCTGGGTGCCGTTTTAGTCGGGGATACCTCGGATTATGGCAACTTACTGCAACTGGCACTGAACAATATCACGCTACCCGATAATCCAGATAGCTTGATCCTGCCTGCCCACGCTGGCAGTAAACCCGCGATGGGTGTCGATTCATTGCCTGATAGCGCGCAGATCTGCTCCTGTTTTGATGTCACCAAAGGCGACATTATTCAAGCTATCGGCCAAGGCTGCCATACCGTCGCCGCGCTGAAATCAGCCACCAAAGCAGGTACCGGTTGCGGTGGGTGTATTCCGCTGGTCACGCAAGTGCTCAATGCTGAACTCAGCAAGCAAGGCATTGAAGTTAATCATCATCTCTGTGAGCACTTCGCTTACTCACGCCAAGAGCTGTACCACTTAATCCGCGTAGAAGGGATCAAATCTTTCGATGCCCTGCGGGAGAAATACGGTAAAGGCTACGGCTGTGAAGTGTGTAAACCGACGGTAGGGTCGCTACTGGCATCGTGCTGGAATGACTATATCTTGGCCCCCGAGCACACGCCATTGCAGGATACCAATGACAACTTCCTCGGCAATATTCAAAAAGACGGGACTTACTCGATTATCCCTCGCTCGCCAGGCGGTGAAATCACACCAGACGGTTTGCTGACCATCGGTCGTATCGCCAAAGAATATAATTTGTACACCAAACTGACGGGCTCACAGCGAGTGGGGATGTTTGGCGCGCAAAAAGATGACCTACCGGCCATTTGGGCGCAACTGATTGAGGCGGGCTTTGAAACCGGCCACGCTTATGCCAAAGCGCTGCGCATGGCAAAAACCTGCGTCGGCAGTACCTGGTGCCGTTTTGGTGTGGGAGACAGCGTGGGCTTCGGTGTGGCATTAGAGCATCGCTTCAAAGGCATCCGTACCCCACACAAAATGAAATTTGGCGTTTCAGGCTGCACACGCGAGTGCTCCGAAGCACAGGGTAAAGACGTGGGGATTATCGCCACTGAAAACGGCTGGAACCTCTATGTTTGCGGCAATGGCGGCATGAAACCTCGTCACGCCGATTTACTGGCGGCGGATCTGGATGAAGATACCCTGATGCGCTACCTCGACCGCTTTATGATGTTCTACATCCGTACGGCCGATAAGTTGCAACGAACGTCAGTTTGGCTGGAAAGTTTGGAAGGCGGTATCGACTACTTACGGGCGGTTATTCTCGACGACAAACTGGGTATCAACGATCAGTTGGAAACCGATATCGCCCGCTTGCGCGATAAAGTGACCTGCGAGTGGAAAGCCACCGTCGAAAACCCTGCGGCACAAGTTCGCTTTGCCCACTTTATCAACAGCCCACTACGTGACACTAACGTACAAGTGGTACCTGAACGCGACCAACATCGCCCAGCCCGCCCAGACGAACGCATTCCGATTCGGGTATTAGAACTGGAGGAAAACCCATGA
- a CDS encoding cytosine deaminase has product MEVSMSAQSSTNHLLVSINNVRLVGQTGLWQLTIDEGKISAISPQPSSLPSGAGVLDAQGGLALPPFVEPHIHLDTTQTAGQPNWNQSGTLFEGIERWAERKALLTREDVKQRAWQTLKWQIANGIQHVRTHVDVSDPSLTALSAMLEVKEEVSPWVDMQIVAFPQEGILSYPDGAALLEEALRLGADVVGAIPHFEFTREYGVESLHIAFALAQKYQRLVDVHCDEIDDEQSRFVETVAALAHRENMGARVTASHTTAMHSYNGAYASRLFRLLKMSGIHFVANPLVNIHLQGRFDTYPKRRGITRVKEMLAADINVCFGHDDVFDPWYPLGTANMLQVLHMGLHICQLMGYGQINDGLNLITHNSAKTLNLSDYGLQLGNSANLIILPAENGFDAVRRQVPVRYSIRHGVMIAQTQPAQSRIYLGQEEVINFK; this is encoded by the coding sequence ATGGAGGTATCAATGTCAGCGCAATCCTCAACGAATCATTTACTGGTGAGCATCAATAATGTGCGCCTTGTCGGGCAAACGGGGCTTTGGCAGCTCACGATAGATGAGGGAAAGATCAGTGCGATTTCGCCGCAGCCTTCATCGCTGCCATCGGGGGCTGGCGTGCTCGATGCGCAGGGAGGGTTGGCCTTGCCACCCTTTGTTGAGCCACATATTCATTTAGATACCACCCAAACGGCGGGGCAACCGAATTGGAACCAGTCTGGAACCCTGTTTGAGGGCATCGAGCGCTGGGCTGAGCGTAAGGCATTATTGACCCGTGAGGATGTGAAGCAGCGAGCATGGCAGACGCTGAAATGGCAGATAGCCAATGGGATTCAGCACGTTCGTACTCATGTCGATGTTTCCGACCCTAGCCTGACAGCCTTGAGTGCCATGCTGGAAGTCAAAGAAGAAGTCAGTCCTTGGGTGGATATGCAGATTGTGGCCTTTCCCCAAGAAGGTATTCTCTCCTATCCCGACGGGGCAGCGCTGTTAGAAGAGGCACTGAGGCTGGGCGCAGATGTGGTGGGGGCTATCCCACACTTTGAATTCACCCGTGAATATGGCGTTGAATCGCTACACATTGCCTTTGCGCTGGCACAGAAATATCAGCGGCTGGTGGATGTGCATTGCGATGAAATCGATGACGAACAGTCGCGTTTTGTCGAAACAGTTGCCGCTTTGGCGCATCGAGAAAACATGGGCGCGCGCGTCACCGCTAGCCATACAACGGCGATGCACTCCTACAACGGCGCTTATGCCTCGCGTTTATTCCGGCTGCTAAAAATGTCCGGTATTCATTTTGTCGCTAATCCGTTGGTGAATATCCACCTGCAAGGGCGCTTTGATACTTATCCGAAGCGGCGCGGTATTACGCGCGTCAAAGAGATGCTAGCGGCGGATATCAATGTTTGCTTTGGCCACGATGATGTCTTTGACCCTTGGTATCCGCTAGGGACCGCCAATATGTTGCAAGTGCTGCATATGGGGCTGCATATTTGCCAGTTAATGGGATACGGCCAAATCAATGATGGCCTGAATTTGATCACCCACAATAGCGCTAAAACGCTGAATTTATCTGATTATGGGTTGCAGCTGGGTAATAGCGCTAATCTGATTATTTTGCCCGCAGAAAATGGTTTTGATGCGGTGCGACGGCAGGTACCGGTGCGCTATTCCATCCGTCATGGGGTGATGATTGCCCAAACGCAACCTGCGCAAAGCCGGATCTATTTGGGGCAAGAGGAAGTGATTAACTTTAAGTAG
- the tsgA gene encoding MFS transporter TsgA: MNNSNRLRLTWISYFSYALTGALVIVTGMVMGNIAEYFNLPIASMSNTFTFLNAGILISIFLNAWLMEIIPLKRQLVFGFILMLIAIAGLMVGHNLMVFSISMFILGVVSGITMSIGTFLVTHMYEGRQRGSRLLFTDSFFSMAGMIFPIVAAMLLARHIEWYWVYACIGLLYLGIFVLTLMSDFPILGHKATDENKPVAKEKWGVGVLFLSIAALCYILGQLGFIQWVPEYATKNFNMDISQAGQLVSNFWISYMIGMWVFSFILRFFDLQRIVTVLAALATLAMYLFVSTDNPAYLSYYILTLGFVSSAIYTTLITLGSLQTKVSSPKLVNFILTCGTVGTMLTFVVTGPIVANSGVHAALATANGLYLVVFVMCLILGFFTKHRSHGHVTH, from the coding sequence ATGAATAACAGCAATCGCCTCCGGCTCACTTGGATAAGTTACTTTTCTTACGCGCTTACGGGTGCGCTAGTTATTGTCACCGGGATGGTGATGGGGAATATCGCAGAATACTTCAATCTGCCTATTGCCAGTATGAGTAATACATTTACCTTCCTTAACGCTGGTATTTTGATCTCCATTTTCCTGAATGCTTGGTTGATGGAAATCATTCCATTAAAACGTCAGTTAGTATTTGGTTTTATTCTGATGCTAATTGCGATTGCCGGATTGATGGTGGGCCACAATCTGATGGTCTTCTCCATCAGCATGTTTATTCTCGGCGTGGTCAGCGGGATCACCATGTCGATAGGGACCTTCTTGGTTACCCATATGTATGAAGGGCGTCAGCGCGGTTCGCGCCTGCTATTTACCGACTCATTTTTCAGTATGGCGGGGATGATTTTCCCGATTGTCGCGGCGATGCTGCTGGCACGTCATATTGAGTGGTATTGGGTTTATGCCTGCATCGGTCTGTTATATTTAGGTATTTTCGTATTAACGCTGATGTCTGACTTCCCCATTTTGGGCCACAAAGCCACCGATGAAAACAAGCCTGTCGCGAAAGAAAAATGGGGTGTCGGCGTGCTATTCCTCTCGATTGCGGCACTGTGCTATATCCTAGGTCAACTCGGTTTCATCCAGTGGGTGCCTGAATATGCCACTAAAAACTTCAATATGGATATCAGCCAAGCGGGCCAGCTAGTCAGTAACTTCTGGATCTCCTACATGATTGGGATGTGGGTATTCAGCTTTATCCTGCGCTTCTTTGATCTGCAACGTATCGTTACCGTCTTGGCTGCACTGGCAACACTGGCGATGTACCTGTTCGTCAGCACGGATAACCCTGCTTATCTGAGCTACTACATCCTGACATTGGGCTTTGTCTCCAGTGCCATTTACACCACACTGATTACCCTCGGCTCACTGCAAACCAAAGTCTCTTCACCAAAACTGGTGAACTTCATTTTGACCTGCGGCACCGTGGGAACCATGTTGACCTTCGTGGTCACTGGCCCGATTGTGGCAAACAGTGGTGTTCATGCCGCGCTGGCAACGGCCAACGGTTTGTATCTGGTGGTATTTGTGATGTGTCTGATTCTGGGCTTCTTCACCAAACACCGCAGCCACGGCCACGTCACACATTGA
- a CDS encoding DUF2946 domain-containing protein — protein MLFIAPVISVSLAISNEQNTSAITMVDCAMADGVMADGVKADRAETDHEMAMYSHHGGGHDGPPDGAHSQTKTTNTHEQGSHHDSMMMNHAACGYCVLLTHLPLLNTAFKADIRSAQLLAEPSPPRLIPTQVVNDRYCECQPRAPPTSYS, from the coding sequence ATGTTATTTATCGCTCCAGTGATTTCAGTTTCGCTGGCGATTTCTAATGAGCAAAATACGTCGGCTATCACGATGGTGGATTGCGCGATGGCTGACGGTGTGATGGCTGATGGCGTAAAAGCTGATCGCGCCGAGACTGATCATGAGATGGCGATGTATAGTCATCACGGTGGTGGGCATGATGGCCCTCCTGATGGTGCGCATAGTCAGACTAAAACCACGAATACTCATGAGCAGGGGAGCCACCATGACAGCATGATGATGAATCATGCCGCCTGCGGATACTGTGTTTTGCTGACGCATCTTCCCCTGCTCAATACTGCATTTAAAGCGGATATCCGTTCTGCACAACTACTCGCTGAACCCTCACCACCGCGACTGATTCCAACACAAGTTGTTAATGACCGTTATTGCGAATGCCAACCTCGTGCCCCACCGACCTCTTATTCCTGA